In one window of Burkholderia cenocepacia DNA:
- a CDS encoding O-antigen ligase family protein, which produces MLSFSAPATRRLTAARAFAVAALCMVPVSTALTNVFCGLFAVALVISPEFWRDLRSFVTDPASLAALLILAALAVSVTYTVAPHDKAWNWVAKYDKLLLLPFAVLAFRHSNWAPIVRRCWFGTLCVILLLSTTNYLGLTAIGPAHATQLPLSRAWVFKNHIAAGMFGALLFYQAADLALATRTRLSRAAYAGIAVWSLVNVFVMLQGRTGQVIALLLILVVAVRFVLLLRRQSALRAGLAAGMLVLAGVALVVAACTVHNGRLTKVVTEVQQYRQSDAATSTGLRLEWYKKGIELFRQRPVLGYGAGGLELEFQKLSAGKTAAEGQLTANPHNEYLLMAVQLGTVGLLLFVNLIVQIARGSRALDPRSRHLLLAWLAIFTIGSLANSLLLDFAEGHLIVLLAGILLGCGERSEALPRETSAIRRSV; this is translated from the coding sequence ATGCTTTCGTTTTCCGCTCCCGCCACGCGGCGCCTGACCGCCGCCCGCGCCTTCGCCGTCGCCGCGCTCTGCATGGTGCCCGTCTCGACGGCGCTGACCAACGTGTTCTGCGGGCTGTTCGCCGTGGCGCTCGTGATTTCCCCCGAATTCTGGCGCGACCTGCGCTCGTTCGTCACCGATCCGGCTTCGCTCGCGGCACTGCTGATTCTGGCCGCGCTGGCCGTGAGCGTCACCTATACGGTCGCGCCGCATGACAAGGCGTGGAACTGGGTCGCGAAGTACGACAAGCTGTTGCTGCTGCCGTTCGCCGTGCTCGCGTTCCGTCATTCGAACTGGGCGCCGATCGTGCGGCGCTGCTGGTTCGGCACGCTGTGCGTGATTCTGCTGCTGTCGACCACCAACTACCTCGGGCTCACCGCGATCGGGCCAGCACATGCGACCCAGTTGCCGCTGTCGCGCGCCTGGGTGTTCAAGAACCACATCGCGGCCGGCATGTTCGGCGCGCTGCTCTTCTACCAGGCGGCTGATCTCGCGCTGGCGACCCGCACGCGGCTGTCCCGTGCCGCCTATGCGGGCATCGCCGTGTGGTCGCTCGTCAACGTGTTCGTGATGCTGCAGGGACGCACGGGACAGGTCATCGCGCTGTTGCTGATCCTCGTCGTCGCGGTACGTTTCGTGCTGTTGCTGCGCCGGCAATCCGCCCTGCGCGCAGGGCTCGCTGCCGGCATGCTCGTACTGGCGGGCGTCGCACTCGTAGTGGCTGCGTGCACGGTTCACAACGGCCGGCTGACGAAGGTCGTGACTGAAGTGCAGCAATATCGGCAGAGCGATGCGGCCACGTCGACCGGGCTGCGCCTCGAGTGGTACAAGAAGGGAATCGAGCTGTTTCGTCAGCGCCCCGTGCTCGGTTATGGCGCGGGGGGGCTCGAGCTCGAGTTCCAGAAACTCTCGGCCGGCAAGACGGCCGCCGAAGGCCAGCTCACGGCGAATCCGCACAACGAATACCTGCTGATGGCCGTGCAGCTCGGCACGGTTGGCCTGCTGCTGTTCGTCAACCTGATCGTGCAGATCGCGCGCGGCAGCCGCGCGCTCGATCCGCGCTCGCGACACCTGTTGCTCGCGTGGCTCGCGATCTTCACGATCGGCAGTCTCGCGAATTCGCTGCTGCTGGATTTCGCCGAAGGGCACCTGATCGTGCTGCTGGCCGGCATCCTGCTCGGTTGCGGCGAACGCAGCGAAGCACTGCCGCGCGAAACGTCGGCGATCCGGCGCAGCGTGTAA
- a CDS encoding glycosyltransferase family 9 protein, producing MALFSSARPPRTILVAAPRRIGDVLLTTPLVRSLKARWPDAQIDMLVFRGTEGVLEHNPDVRRVIVVAQRAGLGERLRDALSMWRRYDLACAALSSDRPRFYSWFAGRKRVGLVDPNRVTWLTRMMLNGIAINHHESAHTVVSTLALAPVLGIEPVSEVVAPGIGDDPARRARFDAWLAESPAIRAGKPLVVLHPYPMFRYKQWRLDGWVEMIGWLREQGFAIALSGGPADREREYAEQVATEAGGDVLNLVGRLTFGESAELVRRARLFIGPDTGATHVAAATGTDTIALFGPSDPVRWGPWPQHWPATENPWALRGSGRHANVWLLQGDGDCVPCRHEGCERHVDSRSDCLVHLDAQRVKAAAAEMLGLNPPGPVDVIVDTSRLRRAGSD from the coding sequence GTGGCCCTGTTTTCTTCCGCCCGTCCGCCCAGAACCATCCTCGTTGCCGCGCCGCGCCGTATCGGCGACGTACTGTTGACGACTCCGCTCGTACGGTCCCTGAAGGCCCGCTGGCCGGACGCGCAGATCGACATGCTGGTGTTTCGCGGCACCGAGGGCGTGCTCGAGCACAATCCGGACGTGCGGCGCGTGATCGTGGTCGCGCAGCGTGCGGGATTGGGCGAGCGGCTGCGCGACGCGCTGTCGATGTGGCGCCGCTACGATCTCGCATGCGCGGCGCTGAGTTCCGACCGGCCGCGTTTCTATAGCTGGTTCGCCGGCCGCAAACGGGTCGGCCTCGTCGACCCGAATCGCGTCACGTGGCTGACGCGGATGATGCTGAACGGGATCGCGATCAATCACCACGAATCTGCCCATACGGTCGTCAGTACGCTGGCACTCGCGCCGGTGCTCGGCATCGAGCCGGTGTCCGAGGTCGTCGCGCCCGGCATCGGCGATGATCCGGCGCGGCGCGCGCGTTTCGACGCGTGGCTCGCCGAGTCGCCGGCGATCCGCGCCGGCAAGCCGCTGGTCGTGCTGCATCCGTACCCGATGTTCCGTTACAAGCAATGGCGGCTCGACGGCTGGGTCGAAATGATCGGCTGGCTGCGCGAGCAGGGCTTCGCGATCGCGCTGTCGGGCGGCCCGGCCGACCGCGAGCGCGAGTATGCGGAGCAGGTCGCGACGGAGGCGGGCGGCGACGTGCTGAACCTGGTCGGCCGCCTGACGTTCGGCGAGAGCGCGGAGCTCGTGCGGCGCGCGCGGCTCTTCATCGGGCCCGACACCGGCGCGACGCACGTCGCGGCCGCGACGGGTACCGACACGATTGCACTGTTCGGACCGTCCGACCCCGTGCGTTGGGGGCCGTGGCCGCAGCACTGGCCTGCGACCGAGAATCCGTGGGCGCTGCGCGGCTCGGGGCGGCACGCAAACGTGTGGCTGCTGCAGGGGGACGGAGATTGCGTGCCGTGCCGCCACGAAGGCTGCGAGCGTCACGTCGACAGTCGCAGCGACTGCCTCGTCCATCTGGACGCGCAGCGCGTGAAGGCCGCGGCAGCCGAGATGTTGGGGTTGAATCCGCCGGGGCCGGTCGACGTCATCGTCGACACGTCGCGGCTGCGTCGTGCCGGGTCCGACTGA
- a CDS encoding glycosyltransferase family 9 protein has product MANGNPTQRILVIRIDFLGDMLCTTAFLRALKARWPGAELHVVANRYNAAALAGNPDVHTIHTYVYSRQCERNDRPGRMRAFFDRLRLVRRLRRLRFDLVIVPNGGMHRSSMQFARQLRAKDCRWHDAETEFDDRKPEHVAQRPMCHEALSGFRLVPELGCADLDRLELSVHPDRARQEAWHRLLGARTKPRVGLFVSNKAVERRWPADRWRDLGERLAPVADVIVFRDPAIGQAIEGEGWRDVNARHVAPSSVADLVAATSLLDAIVSADSAPVHLASALGVPVAALFEDRPEKYLRWHPIGVPHVILRAGRTVDAIGVDAVERAVRHLLSQAGQRDEAPAAAARVQPAAATAPTIATIAS; this is encoded by the coding sequence ATGGCCAATGGGAACCCGACGCAGCGGATCCTCGTGATCCGGATTGATTTTCTGGGCGACATGCTGTGCACGACGGCGTTTCTCCGCGCGCTGAAGGCGCGCTGGCCGGGCGCGGAGCTACATGTGGTCGCGAACCGCTACAACGCGGCCGCGCTGGCCGGAAATCCGGACGTGCACACGATCCACACCTACGTGTACAGCCGCCAGTGCGAGCGCAACGACCGCCCCGGGCGGATGCGCGCATTCTTCGACCGGCTGCGACTCGTGCGCCGCCTGCGCCGCTTGCGGTTCGACCTCGTGATCGTGCCGAACGGCGGCATGCATCGCAGCAGCATGCAGTTCGCGCGCCAGCTTCGCGCGAAGGATTGCCGCTGGCACGATGCCGAGACCGAATTCGACGATCGCAAGCCCGAGCATGTCGCGCAGCGGCCGATGTGCCACGAGGCGTTGTCGGGTTTCCGCTTGGTGCCCGAACTCGGCTGCGCCGATCTCGATCGTCTGGAACTGTCGGTCCATCCCGATCGTGCGCGGCAGGAAGCGTGGCATCGCCTGCTCGGCGCACGCACGAAGCCGCGCGTTGGGCTGTTCGTGTCGAACAAGGCGGTCGAGCGCCGCTGGCCCGCCGACCGCTGGCGCGACCTCGGCGAGCGGCTTGCCCCCGTCGCGGATGTGATCGTGTTTCGCGATCCGGCCATCGGTCAGGCCATCGAGGGCGAGGGATGGCGCGACGTGAATGCGCGGCATGTCGCGCCGTCGTCGGTTGCCGATCTCGTGGCGGCCACGAGCCTGCTCGATGCAATCGTCTCGGCCGACAGCGCGCCCGTCCATCTTGCGTCGGCGCTCGGCGTACCGGTGGCCGCCCTGTTCGAGGACCGTCCCGAGAAATACCTGCGCTGGCATCCGATAGGCGTGCCGCACGTGATCCTGCGCGCGGGTCGGACCGTCGATGCGATCGGTGTCGATGCGGTCGAGCGTGCGGTGCGCCACCTGCTGTCGCAGGCCGGCCAACGCGACGAAGCGCCGGCCGCCGCGGCGCGCGTGCAGCCGGCCGCCGCCACGGCCCCCACGATCGCGACGATCGCTTCGTAG
- the dnaE gene encoding DNA polymerase III subunit alpha: MSDPRFVHLRVHSEFSIADGIVRIDDIVKAAAADGQGALALTDLGNAFGLVRFYQEARGKGIKPIAGCDVWIANPDDRDKPSRLLLLVKDKVGYLNLCELLSKAWLTNQYRGRAELDASWLDGELAQGLLALSGAQQGDIGLALAAGNEEAARRHAERWARVFPGGFYIELQRYGQPGAEAYIQQAAALAASLKLPVVATHPTQFMTDDDFTAHEARVCISEGDILANPRRQKRFTTDQYFRTQDEMAALFADLPSAIANTVEIAKRCNLKLELGKPKLPLFPTPDGMSLDDYLVQLSKEGLEARLAQLYPVEAERDAQRDTYYKRLEFECGTITKMGFPGYFLIVADFINWAKNNGVPVGPGRGSGAGSLVAYALGITDLDPLRYNLLFERFLNPERVSMPDFDIDFCQHGRDRVIQYVKEKYGADAVSQIATFGTMAAKAAVRDIGRVLDLGYMFTDGIAKLIPFKPGKHVTIADAMKEEPQLQERYDHEDEVHQLLDLAQRVEGLTRNVGMHAGGVLIAPGKLTDFCPLYTQGDDGGVVSQYDKDDVEAVGLVKFDFLGLTTLTILDWAERYIRRLDPSKADWSLAQVPLDDPASFQILKKANTVAVFQLESRGMQGMLKDAQPDRFEDIIALVSLYRPGPMDLIPSFCARKHGREKVDYPDPRVEPVLKETYGIMVYQEQVMQMAQIIGGYSLGGADLLRRAMGKKKPEEMAKHREIFAEGAAKNGLTREKSDEIFDLMEKFAGYGFNKSHAAAYALLAYYTAWLKAHHPAEFMAANMTLAMDDTDKVKILFDDCVVNNLAVLPPDINQSHYRFEPVAEADGKRSRTIRYGLGAVKGSGQNAIEEILRAREEKAFTDLFDFCERIDRRVVNRRTVEALIRAGAFDSLNPNRAQLIASVPLAMEAADQAEANAMQAGLFDMGAESPHAHALVDEPAWDDKRRLQEEKAALGFYLSGHLFDAYRDEVRRFVRQKVGDLKEGRDKLVAGIIASLRTQMTQRGKMLIALLDDGTGQCEITIFNEQFEANKALFKEDELLIVQGQARNDAFTGGIRFTADTVMDLERARSRYAQAVRLTMNGNADALALRRVLEPHVSKDDPAAANGVDAPAPRGGGRDGGRRPQPPLPNGLAVQIHYSNARAQGEMRLGDAWRVKPSDVLLAELRAAFDGSVVEITY; this comes from the coding sequence ATGTCAGATCCTCGCTTCGTCCATCTTCGCGTTCACTCCGAATTCTCGATTGCCGACGGCATCGTGCGCATTGACGACATCGTCAAGGCGGCGGCCGCGGACGGTCAGGGCGCGCTCGCGCTCACCGATCTCGGCAACGCGTTCGGCCTCGTTCGTTTCTACCAGGAAGCCCGCGGCAAGGGCATCAAGCCGATCGCCGGCTGCGACGTCTGGATTGCCAATCCGGACGACCGCGACAAGCCGTCGCGGTTGCTGCTGCTGGTCAAGGACAAGGTCGGTTACCTGAATCTCTGCGAGCTGCTGTCGAAGGCGTGGCTCACGAACCAGTACCGCGGCCGCGCGGAACTCGACGCGAGCTGGCTCGACGGCGAGCTCGCGCAGGGGCTGCTCGCGCTGTCGGGCGCGCAACAGGGCGATATCGGCCTTGCGCTGGCCGCGGGCAACGAAGAAGCCGCGCGCCGTCACGCCGAGCGCTGGGCGCGGGTGTTTCCGGGCGGCTTCTACATCGAGCTGCAGCGTTACGGGCAGCCGGGCGCCGAGGCGTACATCCAGCAGGCGGCGGCGCTCGCCGCGTCGCTGAAGCTGCCGGTCGTCGCGACGCACCCGACGCAGTTCATGACCGACGACGATTTCACCGCGCACGAGGCGCGCGTGTGCATCTCGGAAGGCGACATTCTCGCGAATCCGCGGCGCCAGAAGCGTTTCACGACCGACCAGTACTTCCGCACGCAGGACGAGATGGCTGCGCTGTTCGCCGACCTGCCGTCGGCGATCGCGAACACGGTCGAGATCGCGAAGCGCTGCAACCTGAAGCTCGAGCTCGGCAAGCCGAAACTGCCGCTGTTCCCGACGCCGGACGGCATGTCGCTCGACGACTACCTGGTCCAGTTGTCGAAGGAAGGGCTCGAGGCCCGTCTCGCGCAGTTGTATCCGGTCGAGGCCGAGCGCGACGCGCAGCGCGACACGTACTACAAGCGCCTCGAGTTCGAGTGCGGGACCATCACGAAGATGGGCTTCCCCGGCTACTTCCTGATCGTCGCGGACTTCATCAACTGGGCGAAGAACAACGGCGTGCCGGTCGGCCCGGGCCGCGGCTCGGGCGCCGGCTCGCTGGTCGCGTACGCGCTCGGCATTACCGATCTCGATCCGCTGCGCTACAACCTGCTGTTCGAGCGCTTCCTGAACCCGGAACGCGTGTCGATGCCCGACTTCGACATCGATTTCTGCCAGCACGGCCGCGATCGCGTGATCCAGTACGTGAAGGAGAAGTACGGCGCGGACGCCGTCTCGCAGATCGCCACGTTCGGCACGATGGCCGCGAAGGCGGCCGTGCGCGACATCGGCCGCGTGCTCGACCTCGGCTACATGTTCACCGACGGCATCGCGAAGCTGATTCCGTTCAAGCCCGGCAAGCATGTGACGATTGCCGACGCGATGAAGGAAGAGCCGCAGTTGCAGGAGCGCTACGACCACGAGGACGAAGTTCACCAGTTGCTCGACCTCGCGCAGCGCGTCGAGGGTCTCACGCGTAACGTCGGGATGCACGCCGGCGGCGTGCTGATCGCGCCCGGCAAGCTGACCGATTTCTGCCCGCTGTACACGCAGGGCGACGACGGCGGCGTGGTCAGCCAGTACGACAAGGACGACGTCGAAGCCGTCGGCCTCGTGAAGTTCGACTTTCTGGGCCTCACGACGCTGACGATCCTCGACTGGGCCGAGCGCTACATCCGCCGCCTCGATCCGTCGAAGGCCGACTGGTCGCTCGCGCAGGTGCCGCTCGACGATCCGGCCTCGTTCCAGATCCTGAAGAAGGCGAACACGGTCGCGGTGTTCCAGCTGGAAAGCCGCGGGATGCAGGGCATGCTGAAGGATGCGCAGCCCGACCGCTTCGAGGACATCATCGCGCTCGTGTCGTTGTACCGTCCGGGCCCGATGGACCTGATTCCGAGCTTCTGCGCGCGCAAGCACGGGCGCGAGAAGGTCGACTATCCGGATCCGCGCGTCGAACCCGTCCTGAAAGAGACCTACGGCATCATGGTCTATCAGGAGCAGGTGATGCAGATGGCGCAGATCATCGGCGGCTACTCGCTCGGCGGCGCCGATTTGCTGCGTCGCGCGATGGGCAAGAAGAAGCCCGAGGAGATGGCCAAGCACCGCGAGATCTTCGCGGAGGGTGCGGCGAAGAACGGCCTCACGCGCGAGAAGTCCGACGAGATCTTCGACTTGATGGAGAAGTTCGCGGGCTACGGCTTCAACAAGTCGCACGCGGCCGCGTATGCGCTGCTCGCGTATTACACCGCGTGGCTGAAGGCGCACCATCCGGCCGAATTCATGGCGGCCAACATGACGCTCGCGATGGACGACACCGACAAGGTGAAGATCCTGTTCGACGACTGCGTCGTGAACAACCTCGCCGTGCTGCCGCCGGACATCAACCAGTCGCATTACCGGTTCGAGCCGGTCGCGGAAGCCGACGGCAAGCGCTCGCGCACGATCCGCTACGGCCTCGGCGCGGTGAAGGGCAGCGGCCAGAACGCGATCGAGGAAATCCTGCGTGCGCGCGAAGAAAAGGCGTTCACCGACCTGTTCGACTTCTGCGAACGGATCGACCGGCGTGTCGTCAACCGCCGCACGGTCGAGGCGCTGATCCGCGCCGGCGCGTTCGATTCGCTGAACCCGAACCGTGCGCAACTGATCGCGTCGGTGCCGCTTGCGATGGAAGCGGCCGACCAGGCCGAAGCGAACGCGATGCAGGCCGGCCTGTTCGACATGGGCGCCGAGTCGCCGCATGCGCATGCGCTTGTCGACGAGCCCGCGTGGGACGACAAGCGCCGCCTGCAGGAAGAAAAGGCCGCGCTCGGCTTCTACCTGTCCGGCCACCTGTTCGATGCGTATCGCGACGAAGTGCGGCGCTTCGTGCGGCAGAAGGTCGGTGATCTGAAGGAAGGGCGCGACAAGCTCGTCGCAGGCATCATCGCGTCGCTGCGCACGCAGATGACGCAGCGCGGCAAGATGCTGATCGCGCTGCTCGACGACGGCACGGGCCAGTGCGAGATCACGATCTTCAACGAACAGTTCGAGGCAAACAAGGCGCTGTTCAAGGAAGACGAGCTGCTGATCGTGCAGGGGCAGGCGCGCAACGACGCATTCACCGGTGGCATTCGCTTCACGGCCGATACCGTGATGGATCTCGAACGCGCGCGCAGCCGCTACGCGCAGGCCGTGCGGTTGACGATGAACGGCAACGCCGACGCGCTCGCGCTACGCCGCGTGCTCGAGCCGCACGTGTCGAAGGACGATCCGGCCGCCGCGAACGGGGTCGACGCGCCCGCGCCGCGCGGCGGCGGCCGCGATGGCGGTCGGCGCCCGCAGCCGCCGCTGCCGAACGGGCTTGCGGTCCAGATCCACTACAGCAACGCGCGCGCGCAAGGCGAAATGCGTCTGGGCGACGCGTGGCGCGTGAAGCCGAGCGACGTGCTGCTGGCGGAGCTGCGTGCGGCGTTCGACGGCAGCGTCGTCGAAATCACGTACTGA
- a CDS encoding sulfurtransferase, with the protein MTIVNLAAYHFVSLDANEQWRPLVTARCNELGLRGTILLAPEGINLFIAGTREATDAFIAYIRHDPLFEGKFATLQFKESLSDSQPFRRMLVRLKREIITMKKPAIKPELGRAPFVDARTLKAWLDRGHDDAGRPVVMLDTRNAFEVDVGTFDNALDYRIDKFSEFPEVIDANRADLEGKTVVSFCTGGIRCEKAAIHMKEIGIDNVYQLEGGILKYFEEVGGAHYHGDCFVFDYRTALNPQLQPTENVTCFACRAVVTPEAQRSPSYVPGKSCPACAQAASAA; encoded by the coding sequence ATGACCATCGTCAACCTCGCCGCCTACCACTTCGTATCGCTCGACGCGAACGAGCAATGGCGCCCGCTCGTCACCGCCCGCTGCAACGAACTCGGCCTGCGCGGCACGATCCTGCTCGCGCCGGAAGGCATCAACCTGTTCATCGCCGGCACGCGCGAAGCCACCGACGCGTTCATCGCGTACATCCGCCACGATCCGCTGTTCGAGGGCAAGTTCGCGACGCTGCAGTTCAAGGAAAGCCTGTCCGACTCGCAGCCGTTCCGCCGCATGCTCGTGCGCCTGAAGCGCGAGATCATCACGATGAAGAAGCCCGCGATCAAGCCGGAACTCGGCCGCGCGCCGTTCGTCGATGCGCGCACGCTGAAGGCGTGGCTCGACCGCGGCCACGACGATGCGGGCCGCCCGGTCGTGATGCTCGACACGCGCAACGCGTTCGAAGTCGACGTCGGCACGTTCGACAACGCGCTCGATTACCGGATCGACAAGTTCAGCGAATTCCCGGAAGTGATCGATGCAAACCGCGCCGACCTCGAAGGCAAGACGGTCGTGTCGTTCTGCACCGGCGGCATCCGCTGCGAGAAGGCCGCGATCCACATGAAGGAAATCGGCATCGACAACGTGTACCAGCTCGAAGGCGGCATTCTGAAGTACTTCGAGGAAGTCGGCGGCGCGCACTATCACGGCGACTGCTTCGTGTTCGACTACCGCACCGCGCTGAACCCGCAGCTCCAGCCCACCGAGAACGTCACGTGCTTCGCGTGCCGCGCGGTGGTCACGCCGGAAGCGCAACGATCGCCGAGCTACGTGCCCGGCAAGTCATGCCCCGCCTGCGCGCAGGCCGCCAGCGCCGCGTAA
- the gluQRS gene encoding tRNA glutamyl-Q(34) synthetase GluQRS codes for MNPGYRGRFAPSPTGPLHFGSLVGALASWLDARAHGGTWLLRIEDLDGPRTVPGAADDILATLAHFGMTPDEPPVWQSTRDAAYTAALEQLVAAGLVYPCGCTRKEIADSLRAAHERHTTLAYPGTCRTGLHGKPARAWRLRVPDGCDAVVTFDDRWQHTQSQNLAAEVGDFVLKRADGQWAYQLAVVVDDADAGITHIVRGADLLDSTARQIYLQRCLGVPTPEYLHVPVVVDANGEKLSKQTGATALERNDPLPALHAAAAHLGLANDGDLPGGTLDAFYTAATDAWARRFGPRAG; via the coding sequence ATGAACCCCGGCTATCGCGGCCGCTTCGCGCCTTCGCCCACCGGCCCGCTGCACTTCGGCTCGCTGGTCGGCGCGCTCGCGAGCTGGCTCGACGCCCGCGCGCACGGCGGCACATGGCTCCTGCGCATCGAGGATCTCGACGGCCCTCGCACGGTGCCCGGCGCGGCCGACGACATCCTCGCGACGCTCGCGCATTTCGGCATGACGCCGGACGAGCCGCCCGTCTGGCAGAGCACGCGCGACGCGGCGTACACGGCCGCGCTCGAGCAGCTCGTCGCGGCGGGGCTCGTCTATCCGTGCGGCTGCACGCGCAAGGAGATCGCCGATTCACTGCGCGCCGCCCATGAACGCCACACGACGCTCGCGTATCCGGGCACCTGTCGCACCGGCCTTCACGGCAAGCCCGCACGCGCATGGCGGCTGCGCGTGCCGGACGGCTGCGACGCGGTCGTCACGTTCGACGATCGCTGGCAGCACACGCAATCGCAGAACCTCGCGGCCGAAGTGGGCGATTTCGTGCTGAAACGCGCGGACGGCCAGTGGGCGTATCAGCTCGCGGTCGTCGTCGACGATGCCGATGCCGGCATCACGCACATCGTACGCGGCGCCGACCTGCTCGACTCGACCGCGCGCCAGATCTACCTGCAGCGCTGCCTCGGCGTGCCGACGCCCGAGTACCTGCACGTGCCGGTCGTCGTCGATGCAAACGGCGAAAAGCTCAGCAAGCAGACGGGCGCGACGGCGCTCGAACGCAACGATCCGCTGCCGGCGCTGCACGCTGCGGCCGCGCATCTCGGCCTGGCCAACGATGGCGATCTACCGGGCGGGACGCTCGACGCGTTCTACACGGCCGCGACCGATGCGTGGGCGCGTCGCTTCGGGCCGCGCGCCGGTTGA